The following are from one region of the Eubacterium sp. MSJ-33 genome:
- a CDS encoding DEAD/DEAH box helicase family protein yields MAEFNHAKELNTNVDYDFITDAMTGDRDARMHLYFQLLHSFQKADSVDIIVSFLMESGVKMLIEDLENALKRGAKIRILTGNYLGITQPSALYLIKRKLGDQIDLRFYNEKNRSFHPKSYIFHYEDYSEIYIGSSNVSRSALTSGIEWNYRFRSTTDPESYDKFYETFEDLFQNHSIAIDDEELRKYSKNWHKPAVSKDLERYDAESEDEKVKELFEPRDAQIEALCTLEHTRAEGARRALISAATGVGKTYLAAFDSEKYKRVLFVAHKEEILRQAANSFKNVRKSDDYGFFDGNEKCTDKSVIFASVATLGKSEYLNETYFPKNYFDYVVIDEFHHAVNDQYMRIVEYFKPQFLLGLTATPERMDGRNIYEICDYNVPYEISLKDAINKGMLVPFHYYGIFDKTDYSQLHQVRGKYDDRELNKTYIGNERRYELIYKNYCKYGSKRALGFCCSKEHAKDMAKEFCRRGIPSVAVYSDAHGEYTEDRSIAIQKLMQGEIRVIFSVDMFNEGVDIPAVDMVMFLRPTESPIVFLQQLGRGLRKNRGKEYLNVLDFIGNYEKAGRVRFLLTGKTFSETKTYNPADRTDFPDDCMIDFDLELIDLFAEMDKRTLRVKDCIRGEYYRVKNLLDKSPSRLELFTYMDDDVYQLAMQHSKENPFNFYLDYKKNLNELSEEEKEFLQGEGYKFVCLIETTKMSKVYKMPVLMAFYNHGDIRMEVTEQQLLASWKEFFSTGTNWKDLDKNMTYEKYMAISDKEHINKILKMPVNYLQLSGDGFFVKRDGCALALSEKLQDVIDNPVFVDQMRDVIRYRTMDYYQRRYRNVDV; encoded by the coding sequence ATGGCTGAATTTAATCATGCGAAAGAATTAAATACAAATGTGGACTATGATTTTATAACAGATGCTATGACTGGTGATAGAGATGCAAGGATGCATCTCTATTTTCAGTTGCTTCATAGCTTTCAAAAAGCAGACAGCGTTGATATCATTGTTTCTTTTCTGATGGAATCTGGTGTAAAAATGCTGATTGAAGATCTGGAGAATGCATTGAAGCGCGGAGCAAAGATACGTATTTTAACAGGAAATTATCTCGGGATTACACAGCCGTCTGCATTGTATCTAATTAAACGCAAATTGGGAGATCAGATAGATCTACGTTTTTATAACGAGAAAAATCGCTCGTTTCATCCAAAATCTTATATTTTCCATTACGAAGATTATAGTGAAATTTACATAGGTTCTTCGAATGTATCAAGAAGTGCGCTCACTTCTGGTATTGAGTGGAACTATCGCTTCCGTAGTACAACAGATCCGGAGAGTTACGATAAGTTTTACGAGACATTTGAAGATCTGTTTCAGAATCATTCCATTGCAATTGATGACGAAGAGCTGCGTAAATATTCAAAAAATTGGCACAAGCCGGCAGTATCAAAGGATTTGGAACGGTATGATGCGGAGTCGGAAGACGAGAAAGTTAAAGAATTATTTGAGCCAAGAGATGCTCAGATAGAAGCACTATGCACCTTGGAACACACGCGCGCAGAGGGAGCCAGACGCGCACTGATATCGGCGGCAACCGGTGTAGGAAAGACCTATCTTGCGGCATTTGATTCAGAAAAGTACAAGCGGGTTTTATTTGTGGCACACAAGGAAGAAATCCTGAGGCAGGCGGCGAACTCATTCAAAAATGTCAGAAAATCAGATGATTATGGATTTTTCGATGGCAATGAGAAATGCACAGATAAATCTGTGATATTTGCATCAGTTGCAACCTTAGGAAAATCCGAATATCTAAATGAAACGTATTTTCCAAAGAATTATTTTGATTATGTGGTCATAGATGAATTCCACCATGCAGTAAATGATCAGTATATGCGGATTGTGGAGTATTTCAAACCACAGTTTCTGCTTGGATTGACTGCGACTCCGGAACGCATGGATGGTAGAAACATCTATGAAATCTGTGACTATAACGTGCCATATGAGATTTCGCTCAAAGATGCGATTAATAAGGGGATGCTGGTTCCGTTTCATTACTATGGAATCTTCGATAAGACAGATTATTCGCAATTGCATCAGGTGCGAGGAAAATATGATGACAGGGAATTGAATAAAACATATATCGGAAATGAACGTCGGTATGAATTGATTTATAAAAATTATTGTAAATATGGCTCGAAGCGTGCATTAGGGTTCTGCTGTTCCAAGGAGCATGCAAAGGATATGGCAAAGGAATTCTGCAGAAGGGGCATTCCTTCGGTGGCGGTGTATAGCGATGCACATGGAGAGTACACAGAAGATAGAAGTATAGCAATCCAAAAACTGATGCAGGGCGAAATCAGAGTGATTTTCTCTGTAGATATGTTCAATGAAGGCGTGGATATACCGGCTGTTGATATGGTGATGTTCCTGCGCCCAACGGAATCACCAATTGTTTTCCTGCAGCAGCTTGGCAGGGGACTTCGAAAGAACAGAGGCAAAGAGTATCTGAATGTCCTTGATTTTATCGGAAATTATGAGAAAGCTGGACGTGTACGATTCTTACTGACAGGAAAGACATTTTCGGAGACAAAGACATACAATCCAGCGGATCGGACAGATTTCCCAGATGATTGCATGATTGATTTTGATCTGGAACTTATTGATCTTTTTGCGGAGATGGATAAACGTACCCTGCGGGTAAAGGATTGCATACGTGGTGAATATTATCGTGTGAAGAATCTGCTTGATAAATCCCCGTCCAGACTGGAATTATTTACATATATGGATGATGACGTATATCAGTTAGCGATGCAGCATTCCAAGGAGAATCCATTTAATTTTTATTTGGATTATAAAAAGAATTTGAATGAGTTATCAGAAGAAGAAAAGGAATTTTTACAGGGAGAAGGTTACAAATTTGTCTGTTTGATTGAGACAACAAAGATGTCAAAAGTCTATAAGATGCCGGTGCTTATGGCATTTTACAATCATGGAGACATCCGAATGGAAGTCACGGAGCAGCAGTTGCTTGCAAGCTGGAAAGAGTTCTTCTCAACCGGAACAAACTGGAAGGACTTGGACAAGAATATGACCTATGAGAAGTACATGGCGATTTCAGATAAAGAGCATATAAATAAGATTCTGAAAATGCCAGTGAATTACTTGCAGTTATCTGGAGATGGATTCTTTGTGAAACGTGATGGATGTGCGCTGGCACTTAGCGAGAAACTGCAAGATGTAATTGATAATCCAGTGTTCGTAGATCAGATGAGGGATGTGATTAGGTATCGGACGATGGATTATTATCAGAGAAGGTATAGGAATGTAGATGTGTAA
- a CDS encoding class I SAM-dependent methyltransferase, with protein MNSTPTLDYYNQNAQSFATGTVSVDFHETQDRFLKLLDKGSLVLDFGCGSGRDTKYFQEHGMHVEATDGSEELCRIASDYAGISVKQMLFQELKEAEKYDGIWACSSILHLPKQELKAVLVKMADALKEQGIIYTSFKYGDFEGERNGRYFTDFTEDAFRDFIADIAEIQIEEAWITGDVRQGRNEEKWLNLIMRKN; from the coding sequence ATGAACAGCACACCAACACTTGATTATTACAATCAGAATGCACAAAGCTTTGCAACAGGAACTGTATCTGTAGATTTCCACGAAACGCAGGACAGATTCCTGAAGCTACTGGACAAAGGAAGCCTTGTACTAGATTTTGGCTGTGGATCTGGAAGAGATACAAAATATTTTCAGGAACACGGTATGCATGTAGAGGCAACCGATGGTTCCGAAGAGCTATGCAGGATTGCGAGTGATTATGCTGGGATATCTGTAAAGCAGATGCTGTTCCAAGAACTTAAGGAAGCAGAAAAATACGATGGCATATGGGCGTGTTCATCGATTCTGCATCTTCCGAAACAGGAATTGAAGGCTGTCTTGGTGAAGATGGCAGATGCGTTGAAAGAACAGGGCATTATCTATACTTCTTTTAAGTACGGGGATTTCGAAGGGGAACGAAACGGACGGTATTTCACGGACTTCACGGAAGATGCATTCCGTGATTTCATTGCAGATATTGCAGAGATACAGATAGAAGAAGCTTGGATTACAGGGGACGTCAGACAAGGGAGAAATGAAGAAAAATGGCTGAATTTAATCATGCGAAAGAATTAA
- a CDS encoding SprT-like domain-containing protein — MKNFEMLQKVCIDEVLGAGIEPGNIVSWVINRRAKTRWGMCTKNPDGTCIIQIAARLIEDERISEQACKETMIHEILHTCKGCKGHTGLWLVYANIMNKKYGYHIKRTTSGEEKGVENYTASKRLDYKYCFICENCGQIIKRKKQCEFTKYYRNCTCGICGRKRAFHKVKYMQ, encoded by the coding sequence ATGAAGAATTTTGAGATGCTGCAGAAGGTGTGTATAGATGAAGTCCTTGGCGCAGGTATCGAGCCGGGAAATATTGTCTCATGGGTTATAAACCGCCGCGCAAAAACAAGATGGGGAATGTGCACGAAAAATCCGGATGGAACATGCATTATACAGATTGCGGCCAGACTGATCGAGGATGAGCGTATATCCGAACAAGCATGCAAGGAAACTATGATCCACGAGATCCTACATACCTGCAAAGGCTGTAAGGGACATACCGGATTGTGGCTCGTATATGCGAATATCATGAATAAGAAATATGGATATCATATAAAGCGAACCACCTCCGGCGAGGAAAAGGGCGTGGAGAATTACACCGCCTCTAAAAGACTTGATTATAAATATTGTTTCATATGCGAGAATTGTGGACAGATTATCAAAAGAAAAAAACAGTGTGAATTCACGAAGTATTACCGCAATTGTACGTGCGGGATATGTGGAAGGAAGCGGGCATTTCATAAGGTGAAATATATGCAATGA
- a CDS encoding peptide deformylase, whose translation MVKKIMRDPLFLAQKSVYATEADKQVITDLLDTLRANLDHCVGMAANMIGVKKNIIVVASGPFQFAMVNPVITKKTGAYQVEEGCLSLDGTRPCTRYQEIEVDYLDQHFKKQHGKYSGWVAQIIQHEVDHCNGVVI comes from the coding sequence ATGGTAAAGAAAATTATGCGGGATCCGCTGTTCCTGGCACAGAAATCGGTGTATGCAACGGAAGCAGATAAACAGGTTATAACAGATTTGCTCGATACACTCCGGGCGAATCTGGATCATTGCGTCGGCATGGCGGCCAATATGATCGGCGTAAAGAAGAATATCATCGTCGTGGCAAGCGGACCGTTCCAATTCGCGATGGTGAATCCGGTTATCACGAAGAAAACGGGCGCGTATCAGGTGGAAGAGGGATGCCTGTCGCTCGACGGGACACGCCCATGTACGAGATATCAGGAGATAGAAGTCGATTACCTCGACCAGCATTTCAAGAAGCAGCATGGGAAATATTCCGGCTGGGTGGCTCAGATTATTCAGCATGAAGTGGATCATTGCAACGGAGTTGTGATATAA
- a CDS encoding helix-turn-helix transcriptional regulator: MDNTSEQKTENQEKKKIVRGPRLNQKLKIMYLMKILLEETDEDHDLTLNEIVEKLKAYNVTAERKSLYSDIENLRTFGLDIIGMQYGKTYHYKVASRQFQLVELKLLVDAVQSSRFITEKKSDELIAKLESYASKYEAKKLARQVNVNGRVKTMNERIYYSVDKIHEALNEESQIKFQYFTWTADKKMELKHGGAYYSVSPWALCWDDEKYYLVGYDNREYKIKHFRVDKMADVSVVYEEREGKEEFSKMQMSEYTNRLFGMFDGNLETVTLLCENHAANVIIDRFGTDIPLMKTDAEHFTVRVRVSVSKLFLSWIMAIPGVKIVAPERTVDMMKSEIKRLQEMYL, from the coding sequence ATGGATAACACATCAGAACAGAAAACAGAAAATCAGGAAAAAAAGAAGATTGTCCGGGGACCAAGACTCAACCAGAAACTAAAAATCATGTATCTGATGAAGATTCTGCTCGAAGAGACAGACGAAGATCATGACCTGACACTGAATGAAATCGTTGAGAAACTGAAAGCATACAATGTCACAGCAGAGCGGAAGAGCCTGTACAGCGACATCGAGAATCTGCGCACGTTTGGTCTGGATATCATAGGCATGCAATATGGCAAGACCTACCATTATAAGGTTGCAAGCCGGCAATTCCAGCTTGTCGAGCTGAAGCTTCTCGTAGATGCGGTGCAGTCCTCCAGATTCATCACAGAGAAGAAATCCGACGAGCTGATCGCGAAGCTTGAGAGCTACGCAAGCAAATACGAGGCGAAGAAGCTGGCACGTCAGGTCAATGTAAATGGACGCGTGAAGACGATGAACGAACGCATCTATTACAGCGTGGATAAGATTCACGAGGCGTTAAATGAGGAGAGCCAGATCAAATTCCAATATTTCACATGGACGGCAGATAAGAAGATGGAACTGAAGCATGGTGGGGCTTACTATAGTGTCAGCCCGTGGGCACTGTGCTGGGATGACGAGAAATACTATTTGGTAGGATATGATAACAGAGAATACAAGATCAAGCATTTCCGTGTCGATAAGATGGCAGACGTGTCCGTGGTCTATGAGGAGCGGGAAGGAAAAGAGGAATTCTCGAAAATGCAGATGTCGGAGTACACGAACAGGCTCTTCGGCATGTTCGATGGCAATCTGGAAACAGTAACGCTTCTGTGTGAAAACCATGCCGCAAATGTGATCATTGACCGGTTCGGAACCGATATTCCGCTCATGAAGACCGACGCAGAGCATTTCACAGTCCGGGTACGGGTATCTGTCAGTAAATTGTTCCTTAGCTGGATCATGGCAATTCCGGGAGTGAAGATCGTGGCTCCCGAGCGTACGGTAGATATGATGAAATCAGAGATTAAGCGGCTGCAGGAAATGTACTTGTAA
- a CDS encoding SHOCT domain-containing protein, which produces MAKCMGCGKTILTGTELGNGKLCGSCSGKIYFQNWRKRDFQSMEELVNQKNKALQSAMEARFPQETINQICYYFDEYISAGFDTCVNGKEGQIIKVFSDFCVIYTKEANRGNIASLFNGMFSEKKQPLYVSEKDNIVKGVMKGKILNTGIGYATAAIIDNVTKEAEEDERHGKALQIIPSGEYRINYNNISRIELKNSSSAGVIRFIPNGIEDNDYYSCMYFFFDTTIPFKTKKMNQAVNYAFNYMQDRIYQCNNIKMVPMNQMMPMNQMAPMNQMAPMNQMAPMNQMAPMNQMMPMNQMAPMNQMAPMNQMMPMNQMAPMNQMAPMNQMMPMNQMAPMNQMMPMNQMTPMNQMAPMNQASPNNILAQNVYGDSINKGTLDQTHQEDIFEEIRRYKELFDEGIISEDEFNQKKKQLLGI; this is translated from the coding sequence ATGGCAAAATGTATGGGGTGTGGAAAAACAATCTTAACTGGAACAGAATTGGGAAATGGTAAATTGTGTGGAAGTTGCTCTGGAAAAATCTATTTTCAAAATTGGAGAAAAAGAGATTTTCAATCAATGGAAGAGCTGGTTAATCAAAAAAATAAAGCATTGCAGTCAGCGATGGAAGCTCGTTTTCCACAAGAAACAATTAATCAGATATGCTATTATTTTGACGAGTATATTTCTGCTGGATTTGATACATGTGTTAATGGAAAGGAAGGACAAATCATAAAAGTCTTTTCTGATTTTTGTGTAATATATACCAAAGAAGCAAATAGAGGAAATATAGCAAGTTTGTTTAATGGTATGTTTTCAGAGAAAAAACAGCCGTTGTATGTTTCCGAAAAAGATAACATTGTAAAAGGAGTTATGAAAGGAAAAATACTAAATACAGGCATTGGATATGCAACAGCTGCAATTATAGATAATGTTACAAAGGAAGCAGAAGAAGATGAAAGACATGGTAAGGCTTTGCAAATTATACCATCAGGAGAATATAGAATTAATTATAATAATATATCGAGGATTGAATTAAAAAATAGTAGCTCGGCAGGGGTTATACGATTTATTCCAAACGGAATTGAAGATAATGATTATTATTCGTGTATGTATTTTTTCTTCGATACGACGATACCGTTTAAGACGAAAAAAATGAATCAAGCCGTAAATTATGCATTTAATTATATGCAGGATAGAATCTATCAATGCAATAACATTAAAATGGTACCAATGAATCAGATGATGCCAATGAACCAAATGGCACCGATGAACCAAATGGCACCGATGAACCAAATGGCACCGATGAACCAAATGGCACCGATGAATCAGATGATGCCAATGAATCAAATGGCACCGATGAACCAAATGGCACCGATGAATCAGATGATGCCAATGAATCAAATGGCACCGATGAACCAAATGGCACCGATGAATCAGATGATGCCAATGAATCAAATGGCACCGATGAATCAGATGATGCCAATGAATCAAATGACACCGATGAACCAAATGGCACCAATGAATCAGGCGTCACCAAACAATATATTAGCGCAAAACGTTTATGGAGATTCAATAAATAAAGGAACATTAGATCAAACACATCAAGAAGATATTTTTGAAGAAATTCGCAGGTATAAAGAGTTGTTTGATGAAGGCATTATATCGGAAGATGAGTTTAATCAAAAAAAGAAACAATTGCTAGGTATTTAA
- a CDS encoding leucine-rich repeat protein gives MKKKYAGFLIGISCVLSSMIFCSCGKNDKTENINEITEQTAQELEQIDDNEAISEQKKENDKSELSENAEKTKEQNSSVEPVETKVENIYMGDLTPSEGLEFESNGDGTCAIKSVGTFEENDLIIPQTSPEGDTVTEISEDAFYRLECDYIVFDNVTMAVNDSAFSSSEYKNLVINNSNLTIGENAFAYNDKAESVTILNSECSFDEYALYNTGKHMTIGITDSTIVMEDSAVSGSNEDILLVCNSKIDMGSNAFAYSDDITDVKFENCEITMDEYIFYATGDSTSVVFDECDITMQDSALSGNEFETLDMLNCVALEMGDNAIAYSDDLESVNISGTDMKIGEYAFYNDDNLAEITINAGNGQIELKDSAFSGLGDDCEKISITCGTIKMGDDVFAYNDGLLAVSITGTIEKKGSYIFYNCPDDLVINVNGETFNEEAFEEKEY, from the coding sequence ATGAAGAAGAAATATGCAGGATTTTTGATTGGTATTAGCTGCGTTTTAAGCAGTATGATATTTTGTTCATGCGGAAAAAATGATAAGACAGAAAATATAAATGAAATTACAGAACAAACTGCACAAGAATTAGAACAGATAGATGATAATGAAGCGATTTCAGAACAGAAAAAAGAAAATGACAAATCAGAATTATCTGAAAATGCAGAGAAAACAAAAGAACAGAATTCGTCTGTAGAGCCAGTTGAGACGAAAGTTGAGAACATATATATGGGTGATTTAACTCCTTCAGAGGGACTTGAATTTGAGAGCAATGGAGATGGCACATGTGCAATAAAATCTGTGGGAACGTTTGAAGAAAACGATTTAATTATACCGCAAACAAGTCCGGAAGGAGATACTGTGACGGAAATTTCAGAAGATGCATTTTATAGATTGGAATGTGACTATATTGTGTTTGATAATGTGACTATGGCGGTAAATGATTCGGCGTTCAGTAGTTCCGAGTATAAGAATCTCGTTATTAACAATTCAAATTTAACAATAGGAGAAAATGCATTTGCTTATAATGATAAAGCAGAATCTGTAACAATATTGAATAGCGAATGTTCGTTTGATGAATATGCATTATATAATACCGGAAAACATATGACGATTGGGATTACAGATTCAACAATTGTGATGGAAGATTCAGCAGTTTCGGGAAGTAATGAAGACATCCTTCTGGTATGTAATTCTAAGATTGATATGGGAAGTAATGCGTTTGCTTATTCAGATGATATTACGGATGTGAAATTTGAAAATTGTGAAATAACTATGGACGAATACATATTTTACGCTACGGGGGACAGCACAAGCGTTGTATTTGATGAGTGTGATATTACGATGCAGGATTCTGCACTGTCGGGAAATGAATTTGAGACGTTGGATATGTTGAATTGTGTAGCGTTAGAGATGGGAGATAATGCGATTGCTTATAGTGACGATTTAGAATCAGTAAATATTTCCGGTACAGATATGAAAATAGGGGAATATGCATTTTATAATGATGATAATCTGGCAGAGATAACGATAAATGCAGGTAATGGGCAAATAGAATTGAAAGATTCGGCATTTTCCGGATTAGGAGATGATTGTGAGAAGATATCAATAACATGTGGGACAATAAAAATGGGAGATGATGTGTTTGCATATAATGATGGTCTTCTTGCCGTTAGTATAACGGGAACAATAGAGAAAAAAGGTTCATATATATTTTATAATTGTCCGGATGATTTGGTTATAAATGTAAATGGTGAAACATTTAATGAAGAAGCATTTGAGGAGAAGGAGTATTAG
- a CDS encoding helix-turn-helix transcriptional regulator: protein MEKDEMKMSLGRFIATRRKRMSLTQEELAATLNVSKSAIAKWETDGGIPDRDNLYKLAETMGVSVNDMHQIIRSKDYKDADLMVNITPDVIAILESYGYKVIRPQGKEKNEGNK from the coding sequence ATGGAAAAGGATGAGATGAAAATGAGCTTAGGACGATTTATAGCAACACGGAGAAAAAGAATGTCTTTGACACAGGAAGAACTTGCGGCAACGTTAAATGTATCAAAATCAGCAATCGCAAAATGGGAAACGGATGGAGGGATTCCGGATCGGGATAATCTGTATAAACTAGCAGAAACGATGGGTGTATCTGTCAATGATATGCATCAGATTATACGCAGTAAGGATTATAAGGATGCGGATCTTATGGTGAATATTACACCAGATGTGATAGCAATTTTGGAATCGTATGGGTATAAGGTTATACGACCGCAGGGTAAAGAAAAAAATGAGGGGAATAAGTAG
- a CDS encoding protein kinase domain-containing protein: MKNIFRKFANKNQIPYVTDDGYEYCRYCEANLTLQKGYSNDLPYWVCKGCGQMLINPDLNTDSDIIWTCDGCETLLNEQPGFTEKNGSWKCTACGFVNSLDKNHVYVSEDEYQAAVNAPYNGMSDEDILALMSYEVIGSIENREDVLIVKDEDGNLYVEKILDTFDESIYQYLVEHPIANMPQIMSVYRGITKLVIIEQWIDGVTIEDILQEYTIKEREAVRIACDICKILKKLHSQGMPIIHRDVKPSNVMLCQDGSVYLLDVNVAKWCNPEEAEDTKLLGTLYYAAPEQFGYGFTASTEKTDIYAVGMLLNKMITGRFPKEERATGVIWDVIQRCIRLNPEERYSDDELINMLTDYQGEQDE; encoded by the coding sequence ATGAAAAACATATTTAGAAAATTTGCAAACAAAAATCAAATACCATATGTTACAGATGATGGATACGAATATTGTAGATATTGTGAGGCAAATCTGACATTGCAAAAAGGCTATAGTAATGATTTGCCATACTGGGTTTGCAAAGGTTGTGGACAGATGCTGATAAACCCTGATTTGAATACGGATTCGGATATTATCTGGACTTGCGATGGCTGTGAAACGCTATTGAATGAACAACCCGGTTTTACAGAAAAAAATGGCAGCTGGAAATGTACTGCATGTGGCTTTGTAAATTCATTGGATAAAAATCATGTTTATGTATCGGAAGATGAATATCAGGCAGCGGTAAACGCACCTTATAATGGCATGTCGGATGAGGATATACTTGCACTTATGAGCTATGAGGTGATAGGGAGTATTGAAAACCGGGAAGATGTGTTAATTGTAAAAGATGAAGATGGCAATTTGTATGTCGAGAAGATTCTTGATACGTTTGACGAGAGTATATATCAATATCTGGTGGAACATCCTATTGCGAATATGCCTCAAATTATGAGCGTGTATAGAGGAATTACGAAACTGGTCATTATAGAACAATGGATTGATGGGGTTACGATTGAGGATATATTGCAGGAGTATACCATTAAGGAGAGGGAGGCGGTAAGGATTGCCTGTGATATTTGTAAAATCCTGAAGAAACTGCATAGCCAGGGAATGCCAATTATACACCGGGATGTCAAACCGTCAAATGTTATGCTTTGTCAGGATGGCTCCGTATATCTGCTGGATGTGAATGTAGCGAAATGGTGTAATCCGGAAGAAGCAGAAGATACGAAATTGCTTGGAACCTTATATTATGCTGCACCGGAGCAGTTTGGCTATGGATTTACAGCATCCACGGAAAAGACAGACATCTATGCAGTTGGAATGTTGTTGAATAAGATGATTACAGGCAGATTCCCCAAAGAGGAACGTGCCACGGGTGTAATCTGGGATGTGATTCAGAGGTGTATTCGTTTGAATCCGGAAGAGCGGTATTCGGATGATGAGCTTATAAATATGTTAACGGATTATCAGGGGGAACAGGATGAATAA
- a CDS encoding MATE family efflux transporter, translated as MNQNFMKEKPILPLVISMSLPMVISMAINSLYNIVDSYFVAKISEDAMTAISLVYPLQNLMTAIAVGFGIAMNARIAFCLGAKDQEKADEAAVTGMFLSVIHGIILMVACMAGMPHFLRLYTKDETIIEMGLTYANRVFVFSIIIMLGISLEKIFQSVGRMKVSMLSMMCGFISNIVLDPLMIFGIGPFPKMGMAGAAYATGIGQTITLLVYVLFCIFRPLPLSFKRKNLSFNKALLGNLYAVGIPASLNMALPSLMISCLNGILTAFSEKYVLVLGAYYKLQTFIYLSANGIIQGIRPIISFNYGAGEKKRVRQIFRTTLCLTAGVMAVGVLLSLLIPGQMIGLFTDNETTIEIGIKALTIICIGFIISAVSVTCCGALEALQKGMASLLISLSRYAVVMIPAAFLLSRVLGANGVFWAFPVTETISAVAAYAIYRKSSRI; from the coding sequence ATGAACCAGAATTTTATGAAAGAAAAACCGATTTTACCGTTGGTTATTTCGATGTCATTGCCGATGGTTATTTCCATGGCGATCAATTCCCTATACAACATCGTCGACAGCTATTTTGTGGCGAAGATCAGTGAGGATGCCATGACCGCAATCTCGCTGGTATATCCGCTGCAGAATCTGATGACTGCGATTGCGGTTGGATTCGGTATCGCGATGAATGCAAGAATTGCATTTTGTCTTGGTGCGAAGGATCAGGAGAAAGCGGACGAGGCAGCGGTCACAGGCATGTTCTTAAGTGTGATTCACGGAATCATACTGATGGTTGCCTGTATGGCTGGTATGCCGCATTTTCTGAGACTTTATACGAAGGATGAAACGATCATCGAAATGGGACTTACCTACGCCAACCGCGTATTCGTGTTCTCGATCATCATTATGCTCGGAATCTCGCTGGAGAAAATCTTCCAGTCGGTCGGCAGAATGAAGGTTTCCATGCTCAGTATGATGTGCGGCTTTATCTCCAACATCGTACTCGATCCGCTGATGATCTTCGGCATCGGACCATTTCCGAAGATGGGGATGGCCGGTGCTGCTTACGCAACCGGCATCGGACAGACGATCACATTACTTGTCTATGTGCTATTCTGCATCTTCCGTCCATTGCCGCTTTCCTTCAAGCGTAAGAATCTGTCGTTTAACAAGGCATTGCTTGGGAATCTATATGCTGTCGGTATTCCGGCTTCACTGAACATGGCCCTGCCGTCACTCATGATTTCCTGTCTGAACGGTATTCTGACGGCATTTTCGGAGAAATATGTCCTCGTGCTTGGTGCCTATTATAAGCTGCAGACATTTATTTACCTGTCTGCCAATGGAATCATCCAGGGTATCCGCCCAATCATCAGCTTCAACTACGGTGCCGGTGAGAAAAAACGTGTCCGGCAGATCTTCCGGACTACGCTCTGCCTGACCGCCGGTGTGATGGCGGTCGGTGTGTTGCTCTCTCTGCTCATACCTGGACAGATGATCGGACTTTTCACCGACAATGAGACGACGATCGAGATCGGTATCAAGGCACTCACGATCATATGTATCGGCTTTATCATCTCTGCAGTTTCCGTCACTTGTTGCGGTGCACTTGAAGCTCTGCAAAAAGGAATGGCATCCCTGTTGATTTCGTTGTCACGGTATGCCGTTGTCATGATTCCAGCAGCATTTCTGCTCAGCCGCGTTCTCGGTGCCAACGGTGTGTTCTGGGCATTCCCGGTCACAGAGACCATCTCCGCGGTTGCCGCGTATGCGATTTACCGCAAGAGCTCGCGTATCTGA